The genomic segment ACAGGATGTTCGCTGGTGAGATGGATGCGGCCGTTCCGGTGTACGTTCTTTTTCTGCAACCCTCTTCTTAAGAGCCTGGAAAATGACAATGCCAAACTCTACAGGGCGTTTATGGATTACTTTAAGCATCTTGTTGATGTGAGGCAGAATCTGATAGGTGAGGATATTAAGTGAGCGTTTATGTCTGACAGCATAAGAGAAATGAAATTAATGGCTGACGGGATCACCTGCACTTCATGCGCAAGTGATATGGAGGGGATACTGACTGAAATACCCGGGATCGTTGATGTATCAGTAAGTTTTGCGGATGATTCAGTTGTCATAAAATATGACACCGTTGTAATCAGCAGGAAAGATGTCTATGCCGCTGTGCGTAAACTCGGGTTCCCCCTTAAGATAGTTTCCGAAACATAGCAGATCTCATTTTATTGCACCGTCATAAATACCTGCCTTGAGGTTTGCTTCTGCAAGAACTATGCTTACGGTATTGGCCAGAT from the Nitrospirota bacterium genome contains:
- a CDS encoding heavy-metal-associated domain-containing protein codes for the protein MSDSIREMKLMADGITCTSCASDMEGILTEIPGIVDVSVSFADDSVVIKYDTVVISRKDVYAAVRKLGFPLKIVSET